The Malassezia japonica chromosome 5, complete sequence genome contains a region encoding:
- a CDS encoding uncharacterized protein (EggNog:ENOG503P6QS; COG:S; TransMembrane:4 (i146-165o246-264i276-298o304-324i)) produces the protein MSAEDQREARRKRILERSGDRLSRITNTGRGEGYVGLDTKPVPAPRAEPSGPSEESSVTPSPLQPTAKPDEALGSFAKPDGDPLAAMMAAMQGKSSQAGADPMAMFQQFLGQTAGAAGDPHAMPAVPEVSAATLRRAERLDRRMRLVQTTVILLFAFYVVFGSIFSPAPEGIAGRALDTPAIAAFAEHSYRKQWASLAQQYTPMSAWLSTDDPSVFPWGALRTPLDYLQPYIGKAAHPANLPSWPIFWVFFSLEAGLQGIRIALQQQLPAAPPTGVGSVLSMWAPGVVPYLAPLLSVVSLLSSLVDDLCILLFAIGLGVLFCHVQSS, from the coding sequence ATGAGCGCGGAGgaccagcgcgaggcgcggcgcaagcgcatcctcgagcgGAGCGGCGACCGCCTGTCGCGCATTACAAACACAGGGCGCGGCGAGGGGTACGTCGGACTTGACACCAagccggtgccggcgccgcgcgcggagCCGAGCGGCCCGAGCGAGGAGAGCTCGGTGACACCGAGCCCGCTGCAGCCCACGGCCAagccggacgaggcgctcggctcgtTTGCCAAGCCCGATGGCGATCCTCTTGCGGCGATGATGGCTGCGATGCAAGGCAAATCGTCGCAGGCGGGCGCGGACCCCATGGCAATGTTCCAGCAGTTCCTCGGCCagacggccggcgccgcgggcgatCCCCACGCGATGCCGGCGGTGCCCGAAGTGTCtgcggcgacgctgcgtcgcgcggagcgcctcgaccgccgcatGCGCCTGGTGCAGACGACCGTTATTCTCCTGTTTGCTTTCTACGTCGTGTTTGGCTCCATCTTTTCCCCGGCACCCGAAGGTATTgcgggccgcgcgctggacACACCAGCCATCGCTGCGTTTGCCGAGCACTCCTACCGCAAGCAGTgggcgtcgctcgcgcagcaatACACGCCGATGAGCGCGTGGCTCAGCACGGACGACCCCAGCGTCTTTCCGTGGGGCGCGCTCCGTACGCCGCTCGACTATCTCCAGCCGTACATTggcaaggcggcgcaccccgCCAACCTCCCGAGCTGGCCCATCTTTTGGGTCTTTTTttcgctcgaggcgggtCTGCAGGGCATCCGCATCGCCttgcagcagcagctcccTGCCGCGCCCCCGACCGGTGTCGGGAGCGTGCTGAGCATGTgggcgcccggcgtcgtgccgtacctggcgccgctgctgtCGGTCGTGAGCCTCCTGAGCTCTCTCGTGGACGACCTGTGTATTCTGCTCTTTGCGATCGGCCTCGGGGTACTATTTTGCCACGTTCAGAGTTCGTAG
- the MDV1 gene encoding [histone H3]-dimethyl-L-lysine(36) demethylase (EggNog:ENOG503NWMN; COG:S) → MVWPSAPESPVKRMQRSTESPVKRMHRSTGSSHRNDIDAPRSAASEPSRLLSEMAPHLMTPAMVNALTKVSLQAGQLSASRDPYPLKRSTLLLAPQFSIENPARSLARISSSLLQFSGLKGARTPANQPMTSMDVGVLEESQRILEGATADLETALDTSELDAERDEVPVSLLRGFQATVPQAYAGKTRRRNVRAIASAQTERRPRRERVTRMASAEKKLLSLEELEQQNAEITEEMRNVTIRRNLYNAEIVQVDAKIAALEAIKTSLQNKLVEVREEELELDDELQGLTELLELQRHRRSMPGGRGLDATTLLPQEPPTHRGTSRRRKGPVFLPSEHDELPPGVAFMTLANHAGPITALDFSEPYGTLVSASADENMRVWDLSTGEEVGRLRGHTDTVKCLQVEDELCVTGSLDHALRLWDLRRVDDYETALSARLEGTGGEDAEDPCVRTLEGHSKGVTALYFDDGCLVTGAADKTLRQWDLETGQCVLTMDILWAMSNTSTHAMVDLRPDDPFAPPSPDPNIDPLGSISNQFTGPFSYPTPPYEDGSWEMFQDFVGGVQFWGYALASGSGDGGVRLWDLRTGQAHRTLLGHTAPISCLQFDEMHLMSGSLDKTVRIWDLRMGNVVETLQYDYPVTALQFDSRKVLTACGARALDMYNRTSEKHAPLSINGHTAPAEHLRYMDRYAVTGARDSCIKVWSL, encoded by the exons ATGGtgtggccgagcgcgcccgaGAGCCCGGTGaagcgcatgcagcgctCGACCGAGAGTCCGGTGAAGCGGATGCACCGCTCGACCGGCTCATCGCACCGTAACGATatcgatgcgccgcgctccgcggcgagcgagccgagccGGCTCCTGTCCGAGATGGCGCCCCACCTGATGACCCCGGCGATGGTCAATGCGCTGACCAAAGTGAGTCTGCAGGCCGGCCAGCTCTCTGCCTCGCGTGATCCGTATCCACTGAAGCGGTCGACGTTgctgcttgcgccgcagtTTTCGATCGAGAACCCCGCGCGGTCGCTCGCGAGGAtcagctcgtcgctgctgcagtTCTCCGGCCTAAaaggcgcgcgcacgccggcgaaCCAGCCCATGACCTCGATGGATGTGGGAGTGCTGGAAGAGAgccagcgcatcctcgaaGGCGCCACCGCGGACCTCGAaacggcgctcgacacgtccgagctcgacgcggagcgcgacgaggtcccCGTGTCGCTCCTGCGTGGCTTCCAGGCGACCGTGCCCCAGGCGTACGCGGGCaagacgcggcggcgcaacgTGCGTGCGATCGCCAGTGCACAGAccgagcggcggccgcgccgcgagcgcgtcacaaggatggcgagcgccgaAAAGAAGCTGCTGTccctcgaggagctcgagcagcaaaACGCCGAGATCACCGAAGAGATGCGCAACGTCACCATCCGGCGAAACCTGTATAACGCAGAGATTGTCCAAGTCGATGCCAagatcgccgcgctggaAGCCATCAAGACCTCGCTGCAGAacaagctcgtcgaggtgcggGAGgaagagctcgagctggacgaCGAAC TGCAAGGCCTcaccgagctcctcgagctccagcggcacaggcgctcgatgccgggcggccgcggcctcgacgccaCGACACTCCTGCCGCAGGagccgccgacgcaccgCGGCACCAGCCGGCGGCGAAAAGGGCCCGTGTTCCTCCCGTcggagcacgacgagctgccTCCCGGCGTGGCGTTCATGACGCTCGCGAACCATGCGGGTCCGatcacggcgctcgactttTCCGAGCCGTACGGCACACTCGTCTCGGCGTCTGCCGACGAGAATATGCGTGTCTGGGACCTGAGCACCGGCGAAGAGGTCGGCCGGCTGCGGGGCCACACGGACACGGTCAAGTGCCTCCaggtcgaggacgagctgtGTGTCACCGGCTCGCTCGaccatgcgctgcgcctgtggGACCtgcggcgtgtcgacgaCTACGAGACGGCTCTGTCCGCGCGCCTGGAAGGgaccggcggcgaggacgcCGAGGATCCGTgtgtgcgcacgctcgaaGGGCACTCGAAAGGCGTCACGGCGCTCTACTTTGACGACGGGTGCCTCGtcaccggcgcggcggacaAGACGCTGCGGCAGTGGGACCTGGAGACGGGCCAGTGTGTGCTTACGATGGATATCCTGTGGGCCATGTCCAACACCAGCACGCACGCCAtggtcgacctgcgccCCGACGATCCgtttgcgccgccgtcgcccgaTCCGAACATCGACCCGCTGGGGAGCATTTCGAACCAGTTCACCGGCCCATTTTCCTACCCCACGCCCCCGTACGAGGACGGGAGCTGGGAGATGTTCCAAGACTttgtcggcggcgtgcagtTCTGGGGATACGCGCTGGCGAGTggcagcggcgacggcggcgtgcgtctgTGGGACCTGCGCACCGGCCaggcgcaccgcacgctcctcggccaCACCGCGCCGATCAGCTGCCTGCAGTTTGACGAGATGCACCTCATGTCCGGCTCGCTCGACAAGACCGTGCGCATTTGGGACCTGCGCATGGGCAACGTCGTGGAGACGCTCCAGTACGACTACCCCGTGACCGCGCTCCAGTTTGACTCGCGCAAAGTGCTCaccgcgtgcggcgcacgcgccctCGAT ATGTACAACCGCACCTCGGAAAaacacgcgccgctctcgaTCAATGGCCACACGGCACCGGCCGAGCACCTGCGGTACATGGACCGCTACGCAGtgaccggcgcgcgcgacagcTGCATCAAAGTATGGTCCTTGTAG